In the Lascolabacillus massiliensis genome, one interval contains:
- a CDS encoding RagB/SusD family nutrient uptake outer membrane protein, protein MKYKIFTICLIGISMLFTGCDFLDVVPDNTVEVGSLFENRDKALNALSTCYRYMPNYEKIHESMSLAGDEWLGRLDSDYANNRGINRGIKLMRGLNNSNDPILNYWAGGGGANSLYEGIRVCNIFLQNIEDVPDLTPREKKDWIAQVKILKAYYHYYLTRLYGPIVIADENLEPYSSVEDVRQERQSIDSCFNYVVGLIDEVLTEGDLSISRDASFLGQVDQQIAKAIKAEVLLTRASPLFNGNSEFYSNFKGINGELLFPMQYDESKWKDALDAITEAIEIAEANGKKLYEYKGTPKFWDVDNFATSEIIQYAYNERFSIVEPWNDEVIWGYSGLDYEGQGGFAHATNMRSVADPTQAGYAWQWLGADYRMVERFYSKNGVPIEDDITYEYDGRLEITTVPNDTYHKGYMQDGEKTIKLHLNREPRFYAWLAVDRSIWRTHDIANDVKMRYNEFPGGRGAHHTTDFYWTGVGVKKLVHPESGTGHWARVVKYPYPIFRLSDLYLMYAEAYNELNGPGQPAYDALNKIRRRAGLPDIEDVWSDPSIVRNVGKHTTKEGLRDIIHTERSIELSFEGKRYFDVTRWKEAGRYFNSPVKGWNTTGVDPEQFYILMTLQNRVWQTPRDYLMPIPLWDLNRNPNLVQNPGW, encoded by the coding sequence ATGAAATATAAAATATTTACAATTTGTTTAATAGGCATATCGATGCTCTTCACGGGGTGCGATTTCCTTGACGTTGTGCCCGATAACACAGTGGAGGTTGGGAGTCTCTTCGAAAACAGGGATAAGGCTCTGAATGCTCTCTCTACCTGCTACAGATATATGCCTAATTACGAAAAGATACATGAGTCCATGTCACTTGCAGGAGATGAGTGGCTTGGTCGTCTCGACAGTGATTATGCAAATAACAGAGGTATAAACCGTGGTATTAAATTGATGCGCGGACTGAATAACTCTAATGATCCTATACTTAACTACTGGGCAGGTGGAGGCGGTGCAAATAGTCTTTACGAAGGTATCAGGGTATGTAATATCTTTCTGCAGAATATTGAAGATGTGCCTGACCTGACTCCAAGGGAGAAGAAGGACTGGATTGCACAGGTTAAGATTCTTAAGGCTTATTATCACTATTATCTTACTCGTCTTTATGGACCAATCGTTATTGCTGATGAGAATCTTGAACCATATTCAAGTGTGGAGGATGTAAGACAGGAAAGACAATCCATAGACTCTTGCTTTAATTATGTTGTTGGCCTTATAGATGAGGTACTTACCGAAGGTGATCTTTCTATCTCAAGAGATGCTTCTTTCCTTGGTCAGGTTGATCAGCAGATTGCTAAGGCTATCAAGGCTGAGGTACTGCTTACAAGAGCAAGTCCGCTTTTCAATGGCAACTCTGAGTTCTATAGTAACTTCAAGGGTATTAATGGTGAGCTGCTCTTCCCGATGCAGTATGACGAATCTAAATGGAAAGATGCACTTGACGCAATAACTGAAGCTATTGAAATTGCTGAAGCAAACGGTAAGAAGCTTTATGAATACAAGGGTACTCCTAAATTCTGGGATGTTGATAATTTCGCTACTTCAGAAATCATTCAGTATGCTTATAATGAAAGATTCTCAATTGTTGAGCCTTGGAATGATGAGGTAATTTGGGGTTATTCAGGACTTGATTATGAAGGTCAGGGTGGTTTTGCTCATGCAACTAATATGCGTTCGGTTGCCGACCCAACACAGGCTGGTTATGCTTGGCAGTGGCTGGGGGCTGACTACAGAATGGTAGAGCGTTTCTATTCAAAGAATGGTGTTCCAATTGAGGATGACATTACTTATGAATATGATGGCAGACTGGAAATTACTACTGTTCCTAATGATACTTATCATAAGGGTTATATGCAGGATGGTGAGAAAACTATCAAACTTCATCTTAACAGAGAGCCTCGCTTTTATGCATGGCTGGCTGTTGACCGCAGTATCTGGCGTACTCATGACATCGCAAATGATGTAAAGATGCGTTATAACGAGTTCCCCGGCGGTAGAGGTGCTCATCATACGACCGACTTCTACTGGACTGGTGTTGGTGTTAAGAAGCTTGTGCATCCTGAATCCGGAACCGGCCACTGGGCACGTGTGGTGAAATATCCTTATCCGATATTTAGGCTTTCCGACCTCTATCTGATGTATGCTGAAGCATATAATGAGCTTAACGGTCCCGGCCAGCCTGCATACGATGCTCTTAACAAAATCAGAAGAAGAGCTGGTCTGCCTGATATAGAGGATGTATGGAGTGATCCATCAATAGTAAGAAACGTTGGCAAACATACAACCAAGGAGGGTCTTCGCGACATTATACATACTGAGCGCTCAATCGAGCTTAGCTTCGAAGGAAAACGCTACTTTGATGTAACAAGATGGAAAGAGGCCGGAAGATATTTCAACTCTCCGGTGAAAGGATGGAACACTACAGGTGTTGACCCTGAACAGTTCTATATCCTTATGACCTTACAAAACCGTGTTTGGCAAACGCCTCGTGATTATTTAATGCCAATTCCATTGTGGGATTTGAACAGAAATCCAAACTTAGTACAAAATCCGGGATGGTAA